In Pseudothermotoga hypogea DSM 11164 = NBRC 106472, the following are encoded in one genomic region:
- a CDS encoding PHP domain-containing protein yields the protein MIKADLHVHSCLSPCADITMVPSVVCSKAKEKRLDIIAICDHNSCENLESFTKACDVPVLGGIEITSQEEVHVLAYFRSIEVANTFCEVLKRHRLKVEFDPETLGYQLLVNENDEFIAMEEGYLHIAVDMSLEKIVELIFAFDGVPVYAHVDRQFGVLYQLGIFPTNDRVRMAEVRTKEGWQKVLRSGYVPLTNSDAHRPDEIGCRFTRFDLDALSIEEFFDFLKNPDPSKVLTIWD from the coding sequence GTGATCAAAGCTGATCTTCATGTACATTCTTGTCTTTCGCCCTGCGCCGATATAACCATGGTTCCCAGTGTGGTGTGTTCAAAAGCAAAAGAGAAGCGACTCGACATCATAGCTATCTGTGATCACAACAGCTGCGAGAACTTAGAATCTTTCACAAAAGCGTGTGATGTGCCCGTGTTAGGGGGTATAGAGATCACGTCTCAAGAAGAAGTCCACGTGCTTGCGTATTTTCGTTCAATCGAGGTGGCAAACACGTTCTGTGAAGTTTTGAAACGGCACCGACTGAAGGTCGAGTTCGATCCGGAAACGCTGGGTTATCAGCTCTTAGTGAACGAAAACGACGAGTTCATAGCCATGGAAGAAGGATACCTGCACATAGCTGTCGATATGAGTCTGGAGAAGATCGTGGAACTGATTTTCGCTTTCGATGGCGTTCCAGTTTATGCGCACGTCGATAGGCAGTTCGGTGTGCTGTACCAGCTGGGTATCTTTCCAACAAACGATCGTGTGAGGATGGCTGAGGTCAGAACGAAGGAAGGATGGCAAAAAGTCTTAAGGTCAGGCTATGTGCCTTTGACCAACTCCGATGCACACAGACCGGACGAAATTGGTTGCAGGTTCACACGTTTTGATCTCGACGCGTTGAGTATAGAGGAATTCTTCGATTTCTTGAAAAATCCTGACCCAAGCAAGGTGTTGACGATATGGGACTGA
- a CDS encoding MFS transporter: MSHFITDFFVSFLNPLAPFFMRKFDIGVKEIALLITSISFFSSIFQIVFGMIASRLESLKRGLLASMLLTVGSMALVGFSRNIVVLLLLFLMAYFGNSAFHPIGAVMARGSSPYSLSIFVAAGTLGTALGPVFVTQFVSRYDFEKLWIVSIVSVVTFLMLYMRQPEKVNASKVKDHTRFRDNLQGLRRIIVLWFVVTVRTLVITLSNTYGPIIASKRGLPLTFGGLLLTLGVGLGVATTMVGTWMSERFGNHITNLVSFAGMAIGVLILAQPVSALMLVVGYLLVNGCGYLTMSTNVAHAQQLMPENAALASSTVMGFAWACGVALRYLLILPFGENIMAQLIVLFVISIVMVPISVLKIERNHTVLNGRGGY; the protein is encoded by the coding sequence GTGTCACATTTCATAACCGATTTCTTCGTTTCTTTTCTCAACCCACTCGCACCTTTCTTCATGCGAAAGTTCGACATCGGAGTGAAAGAAATAGCACTGCTCATAACATCGATCAGTTTCTTTTCTTCCATCTTCCAAATCGTTTTTGGCATGATCGCCTCCAGACTCGAGAGCCTGAAGCGCGGCCTGCTTGCGAGCATGTTGCTCACGGTCGGTTCGATGGCACTGGTGGGTTTCTCACGGAACATCGTCGTTTTACTCTTGCTCTTTCTGATGGCATATTTCGGTAACTCGGCCTTTCATCCAATAGGCGCCGTGATGGCGCGAGGAAGCAGTCCCTATTCTCTATCAATTTTCGTGGCTGCGGGAACATTGGGAACAGCACTTGGGCCAGTTTTTGTAACGCAGTTCGTTTCTCGCTATGACTTCGAAAAGCTCTGGATCGTTTCGATTGTGAGTGTTGTGACCTTTTTGATGCTGTACATGAGACAGCCAGAGAAGGTGAACGCGAGCAAAGTCAAAGATCACACCAGGTTCAGAGACAATCTGCAGGGACTCAGGAGAATAATCGTGCTTTGGTTCGTTGTGACCGTGAGGACCCTGGTGATCACCTTGTCGAACACTTATGGACCAATAATAGCAAGTAAGAGAGGGCTCCCCCTGACTTTTGGAGGACTCTTGTTGACACTGGGGGTTGGGCTTGGTGTGGCCACAACGATGGTGGGTACATGGATGAGCGAAAGATTCGGCAACCACATCACGAATCTGGTCAGTTTCGCTGGAATGGCGATCGGTGTTCTGATCCTTGCCCAGCCAGTGTCTGCGTTGATGCTGGTTGTGGGTTATCTGCTTGTCAACGGTTGTGGTTATCTGACCATGTCCACGAACGTTGCACACGCACAACAGTTGATGCCCGAGAACGCGGCGCTCGCATCTTCAACGGTGATGGGTTTCGCGTGGGCGTGCGGCGTCGCACTCAGGTATCTTTTGATACTCCCGTTTGGGGAGAACATAATGGCGCAGCTGATTGTGCTCTTTGTCATTTCGATCGTCATGGTACCAATCTCCGTGCTGAAAATCGAAAGAAATCACACGGTTCTGAACGGGAGGGGAGGCTATTGA
- a CDS encoding metal ABC transporter permease, with the protein MTGLFEIYQKSLLAGILTAISTAIMGVHVVFRRMAFFGDAIAHVAFAAAAIGVILGFSSFFSAVVLSVLVSLLLGKLSRKSVSEDAAIGVLFSLTMAVGIVLFSVAKKQRSLTAYLFGDVLTVTKSDLLHLSIVTGIVILFNVVFRDALIHFTFDEDFTRLMHPKIDVVYQLFLAILAISVVVGVRTVGVILVSAFLIIPASTATMSFKDYRWAFIFAPLISSISVVLGLFLSLVIDAPPGALTVLIQGVMFFTALFVRR; encoded by the coding sequence ATGACAGGCCTTTTTGAAATTTATCAAAAATCGCTCCTGGCTGGGATCCTGACGGCCATTTCGACTGCTATCATGGGTGTTCATGTCGTGTTCAGAAGGATGGCCTTCTTTGGGGATGCGATCGCTCACGTTGCGTTCGCCGCGGCGGCGATCGGAGTGATCTTAGGTTTCTCGAGTTTCTTCAGCGCAGTTGTTTTGTCCGTGTTGGTTTCCCTCTTGCTGGGAAAGCTCTCTCGAAAAAGCGTGAGCGAAGATGCGGCGATCGGCGTTCTCTTTTCGCTGACCATGGCTGTCGGCATCGTCCTCTTCTCTGTTGCGAAGAAACAGCGAAGCCTGACAGCGTACCTCTTCGGAGATGTTCTGACTGTAACCAAGAGCGATCTGTTGCACCTTTCGATCGTGACAGGCATCGTCATTCTCTTCAACGTCGTCTTCAGGGACGCGTTGATCCATTTCACCTTCGATGAAGACTTCACCAGGCTCATGCATCCCAAGATAGATGTTGTCTACCAGCTGTTCTTAGCGATCCTTGCCATCAGCGTGGTTGTGGGCGTTCGAACGGTTGGCGTGATACTCGTTTCGGCTTTCCTCATTATCCCAGCTTCGACGGCAACGATGTCCTTCAAAGATTACCGCTGGGCCTTCATCTTTGCTCCGTTGATCTCTTCGATCAGTGTAGTTCTGGGATTGTTTCTATCTCTTGTCATCGATGCGCCGCCCGGGGCACTCACAGTTCTCATTCAGGGTGTGATGTTCTTTACAGCGTTATTTGTGAGAAGGTGA
- a CDS encoding Mrp/NBP35 family ATP-binding protein, with protein METSKRFEQVRERQKRLEENMARIKHKLAILSGKGGVGKTTVAVNTAVALAEEGFKVALLDLDLHGPNVPRMLGIEDAPSARDGLIVPVKYGPNMLVLSIGMIVEPEQAVAWRGPLKHSAIMQFLADTDWGDLDFMIFDLPPGTGDEAMSLMQLVKLDGIVLVTTPQRVAVDDVLRAMHFSQEMGHRVLGFVNNMAYLICPHCGKRIETFGDDSSSVLSQLLGLECLATIPLEPRLAKFLDEGKTALMYMRGTEVEKAFRELAANILSRLGGERA; from the coding sequence ATGGAAACCAGCAAGCGCTTCGAGCAAGTCAGAGAAAGACAAAAAAGACTGGAAGAAAACATGGCACGCATCAAGCACAAGTTAGCCATTCTGAGCGGTAAAGGCGGCGTAGGAAAAACGACCGTCGCTGTGAACACTGCGGTCGCGCTCGCCGAAGAAGGTTTCAAGGTGGCACTCCTCGATCTGGACCTTCACGGACCGAACGTGCCTCGTATGCTGGGAATCGAGGACGCTCCGTCTGCACGCGATGGTTTGATCGTGCCCGTGAAATACGGACCCAACATGTTAGTTCTGTCCATCGGCATGATCGTTGAGCCCGAGCAAGCAGTGGCGTGGAGAGGGCCGCTGAAGCATTCTGCGATAATGCAGTTCCTGGCAGACACAGACTGGGGAGATCTCGATTTCATGATCTTTGATCTGCCACCTGGGACTGGCGATGAAGCTATGAGCCTGATGCAGCTGGTAAAGCTGGACGGGATCGTTCTGGTGACAACGCCACAGAGGGTGGCCGTGGACGACGTTCTGCGCGCCATGCACTTCAGCCAGGAAATGGGCCATCGGGTGCTTGGCTTCGTCAACAACATGGCCTATTTGATATGCCCGCATTGTGGTAAGAGAATAGAAACCTTTGGTGATGATTCTTCCAGCGTGCTTTCACAGCTTCTGGGTCTGGAGTGTCTCGCAACGATACCTTTGGAACCAAGGCTGGCAAAGTTTCTCGATGAGGGAAAGACCGCTCTGATGTACATGAGGGGTACTGAAGTCGAAAAAGCCTTCAGGGAGTTAGCAGCGAACATACTTTCAAGGCTCGGAGGTGAACGCGCATAA
- the queD gene encoding 6-carboxytetrahydropterin synthase QueD, producing MFFLSKEFVFDAAHRLDKYKGKCENLHGHTYRLRVTLVGLPDEEGMIMDFVELKRLVHEQVISLLDHNYLNQIIPQPTAENIARWVWNKLEPLLKNERRKLYEVTVWETADSFVTYRGSNDERCAESEG from the coding sequence ATGTTCTTCCTGTCAAAGGAGTTCGTATTCGATGCAGCACATAGACTGGACAAATACAAAGGCAAGTGTGAAAATCTCCACGGTCATACCTACCGTTTGCGCGTCACGTTGGTTGGACTTCCAGACGAAGAAGGCATGATCATGGATTTTGTGGAGCTCAAACGTCTGGTGCACGAACAGGTGATCTCTTTGCTGGATCATAATTATTTGAACCAGATCATCCCCCAGCCAACGGCTGAAAACATAGCCAGATGGGTCTGGAACAAGCTTGAACCACTACTGAAGAATGAGAGAAGGAAACTCTACGAAGTGACGGTCTGGGAAACTGCGGACTCTTTCGTCACGTACAGGGGATCGAACGATGAAAGATGTGCAGAATCAGAAGGATGA
- a CDS encoding metal ABC transporter ATP-binding protein — protein MEPLRVENVTVVLNGQEVIKDVSFSIKKEGLYVIVGPNGGGKTTLVKTIMNLLKPSSGSIHIFDQPNHEYLQRNVVGYLPQRSSFRRSFPIRVYDVVKMGLREGKNEKDLVLAALEKVGMRQFSQANFSTLSGGQQQRVLIARAIVSHPKLLVLDEPVTGLDYESQNEFYLLIKSLVQDGTTVLMVTHDVGFAMDFSDQIFCINRTLVCHVSAQEKFSMDSFLVKLYGYGVKPLTHRHGEGE, from the coding sequence TTGGAGCCACTGAGAGTGGAGAACGTTACGGTTGTTCTGAACGGACAGGAAGTGATCAAAGATGTGAGTTTTTCAATAAAGAAGGAAGGTTTGTACGTGATCGTTGGGCCCAACGGCGGTGGGAAGACCACCCTCGTGAAGACGATCATGAACCTTCTGAAGCCTTCTTCTGGCAGTATCCACATCTTTGATCAACCCAACCATGAATACCTTCAGAGAAACGTCGTCGGTTATCTGCCTCAACGTTCGAGTTTCAGAAGGTCTTTCCCGATAAGGGTCTATGATGTTGTGAAAATGGGCCTACGAGAGGGGAAGAACGAAAAGGATCTGGTCCTGGCGGCTCTGGAGAAGGTCGGTATGCGCCAGTTTTCTCAGGCTAACTTTTCGACCCTGAGTGGGGGACAACAGCAAAGGGTGCTCATCGCAAGGGCCATCGTTTCACATCCAAAATTACTGGTCCTGGATGAACCTGTCACGGGACTCGATTATGAGAGTCAGAACGAGTTTTATCTGTTGATCAAATCCCTCGTTCAAGATGGGACCACGGTCTTGATGGTAACTCATGATGTTGGTTTCGCAATGGATTTCAGCGATCAGATATTCTGCATAAACAGAACGCTCGTCTGCCACGTTTCTGCACAGGAAAAATTTTCGATGGACTCCTTCTTGGTGAAGCTCTACGGTTACGGGGTCAAACCCTTGACACACAGGCACGGTGAAGGCGAATGA
- a CDS encoding sensor histidine kinase has translation MGLRTIVDHVMDIVQNSFKAGARNVHLKISQTRDTFCFTVEDDGTGMTQDELNRVFDPFYTTRDPKVRRVGLGLPFLKQACEATGGFVKLESEKGKGTKLTACFNTSHVDCQEVGDLVGCLVTLLTGTPEGVELCIERCYEDACYEISTSRLIEIFSDLSSPIVISSLYDVIDQLEKSLFEGEVSK, from the coding sequence ATGGGACTGAGAACGATCGTTGATCACGTGATGGACATAGTTCAGAATTCTTTCAAGGCGGGGGCCAGAAACGTGCATCTGAAGATCTCTCAAACGCGCGATACCTTCTGTTTCACTGTGGAAGACGACGGGACAGGGATGACACAGGATGAACTGAACAGGGTTTTTGATCCTTTTTACACGACTCGCGATCCAAAAGTTAGGAGGGTTGGATTGGGCCTTCCGTTCTTGAAACAGGCGTGTGAGGCCACTGGTGGGTTCGTAAAGCTTGAGAGCGAAAAAGGCAAAGGCACGAAACTGACGGCATGTTTCAACACCTCACATGTCGACTGCCAGGAAGTGGGTGATCTCGTGGGTTGTTTGGTCACGTTGCTGACTGGGACACCAGAGGGTGTAGAATTGTGCATAGAGAGGTGCTACGAGGATGCGTGCTATGAGATATCGACGTCGCGGTTGATCGAGATCTTTTCTGATCTTTCCTCTCCGATCGTGATCAGTTCCTTGTACGATGTTATCGATCAACTGGAGAAGAGCTTGTTCGAAGGGGAGGTATCGAAATGA
- the folE2 gene encoding GTP cyclohydrolase FolE2, whose translation MKDVQNQKDDRNVYLQRVGIRNLSYPITVMDKTNGYQDTVAKINMYVDLPEHFRGTHMSRFVEVLNKYRLGIDPKLIRQMLEELRTKLKASTARVEIEFPYFLVKEAPVSGQKSFLSYTCRIEGQKTFEKYDFLVGVGVPILTLCPCSKEISEYGAHNQRAVAWINIRSRKLVWFEELIEYAEQAASAPVYTILKRSDEKYITERAYENPRFVEDVAREIALKLNADERIFWYRVEVESFESIHAHNAYACVTKYKEE comes from the coding sequence ATGAAAGATGTGCAGAATCAGAAGGATGACAGGAACGTTTATCTTCAGAGGGTAGGCATAAGGAACCTTTCCTACCCCATAACGGTGATGGACAAGACTAACGGTTATCAAGACACCGTGGCGAAGATCAACATGTACGTGGACCTGCCGGAGCATTTCCGTGGCACGCACATGAGCAGGTTCGTGGAGGTGCTGAATAAATATCGTTTGGGAATCGATCCTAAACTGATCAGACAGATGCTCGAAGAGCTCAGAACCAAGTTGAAAGCGTCCACTGCAAGGGTCGAGATAGAGTTTCCATATTTCTTGGTGAAAGAAGCCCCGGTTTCTGGTCAGAAGAGTTTTCTCAGTTACACATGCAGAATCGAAGGGCAAAAAACCTTTGAAAAGTACGATTTCCTCGTGGGTGTGGGTGTTCCCATACTCACGCTATGTCCCTGTTCAAAGGAAATAAGCGAATACGGTGCGCACAACCAGCGTGCCGTTGCATGGATAAACATAAGATCCAGGAAACTTGTCTGGTTCGAGGAGCTCATCGAATATGCAGAACAAGCCGCGAGTGCGCCGGTCTATACTATACTCAAGAGGTCGGACGAGAAGTACATCACCGAGAGGGCTTACGAGAATCCTCGTTTCGTCGAGGATGTAGCCAGGGAAATTGCGTTGAAGCTGAACGCGGACGAGAGGATCTTCTGGTACCGGGTTGAAGTGGAGAGTTTCGAATCTATACACGCTCACAACGCTTATGCGTGCGTGACGAAGTACAAGGAGGAATGA
- a CDS encoding CBS domain-containing protein yields the protein MEKVLDHVQSFFLDMPVLEVMNPNVISVRPDRTLRQVKEILRIKRISGVPVVDSERKIVGIVSIEDIIKALEGGYIDEKVQDHMTKNVVCLKSSDTLKEVIETFEKYSYGRFPVVDENNRVLGIITKNDVMMALLAKLGLVYLHDERRKEVLESPDYFGRSLITGESLDKSGADFFFPIDYYDINLAGVGASKLRQFLLSKGVDPETARRVAIATYEAETNVVIHSGSTGAIYCFIKPDSIFVRVEDTGKGIDNVELAMKEGYSTAPDYVRELGFGAGMGFTNMKRCSDNLMVVSKVGAGVVVEMEFRRNKEGSR from the coding sequence ATGGAAAAGGTTCTCGATCATGTTCAAAGTTTCTTTTTGGACATGCCGGTGCTTGAAGTGATGAATCCGAATGTTATTTCGGTACGTCCGGATAGAACGCTTCGGCAGGTCAAGGAGATACTGAGGATAAAACGCATCTCCGGTGTGCCGGTCGTTGATTCCGAGAGAAAGATCGTTGGAATAGTAAGCATCGAAGATATCATAAAGGCCCTCGAGGGCGGCTACATCGACGAAAAGGTTCAGGATCATATGACGAAGAACGTTGTGTGCCTGAAGAGCTCAGACACCCTGAAGGAGGTAATAGAGACGTTCGAAAAGTATTCTTATGGACGCTTCCCCGTCGTGGACGAGAACAACAGAGTGCTGGGTATCATCACGAAGAACGACGTGATGATGGCACTACTCGCGAAGCTTGGACTGGTCTATCTGCACGATGAACGAAGGAAAGAGGTGCTCGAGAGCCCTGACTATTTCGGTAGATCGTTGATCACTGGCGAGAGCCTCGACAAGAGCGGGGCCGATTTTTTCTTTCCCATAGATTATTACGACATCAATCTTGCAGGTGTGGGTGCGTCGAAACTGAGACAGTTTCTACTTTCTAAGGGTGTCGATCCTGAGACGGCGAGAAGGGTGGCGATCGCTACCTACGAGGCGGAGACCAACGTCGTGATACACAGTGGAAGCACGGGTGCGATCTACTGCTTCATAAAGCCTGACAGCATCTTCGTGCGTGTCGAGGACACAGGAAAGGGCATCGACAACGTTGAGCTTGCCATGAAGGAAGGTTACTCGACCGCACCGGATTACGTGCGAGAATTGGGTTTCGGTGCGGGGATGGGTTTCACAAACATGAAGAGATGTTCGGACAATTTGATGGTTGTCTCCAAAGTTGGTGCGGGAGTAGTCGTGGAGATGGAATTTCGCAGAAACAAGGAGGGAAGCAGATGA
- a CDS encoding BamA/OMP85 family outer membrane protein — MKRVLTLLLSSILGLLLFGIVISDVRFVGLVTISEAELLPLVKNYLGVELKDEAIQDIAKQIFDTGYFSSLEPKLVASEGRFVLQIVVQENPIVRDWKINLEGAEIVKATELASAVTLEKNKALSMVKVKESLSAMKKMFEDAGYFLVELSGDFKDSVYVFNVVPYALWDIYFEGETEGLDISQVRNQIKISTLKDFYTTPAFLRFLIKDIKRCYPTVSDISSVFSTLANYVYFGKETSVDFEKIEIPNVSEKAVVMKVKVVQPKFVPEEGKVYEKIEFSGNNLIGSEQLRKVVSVSEYRLVRNPDVLRSMQAIIDLYKQNGYPMCHVVPVDEDETLRFNIVEKYVANVEFKGFDRTKIYVVEDLVTFRSGEPLTEKDFYDTTSALNRTQFFDGVAVYPVGTPENRDVTVVVEVKEKDKKFTLSGGISWSPVKDRPWYEGFFGELSFSTMNPFGYGQTFSTTLKLGFESRLVQFDYSIRKPFQIPATLGALFSYEWTDGTQVLKVGGNASTLRFSGHAFGGGVTYENRMYSDFKENTLILSGNYSYDTRSDPIFPARGQYIYLGVDKAGLFDFLADRDYWKFRLDARIFVPVWNDQLVSAFRFFTSAVLFEQYENPGTTPETILFYGIDSVRGMDGGKAKAGILASGELRYNLKSQTLPMYALVFVDVGGTGETLSQPTLSLTAGPELDVAIPLLGVLGFGVAYNFNGQWTWDNFKPFFRFGAAF; from the coding sequence ATGAAGAGGGTTCTCACGTTGTTGCTCTCATCGATCCTGGGATTGCTTCTCTTTGGTATTGTCATATCGGACGTGAGATTCGTGGGGTTGGTGACCATATCCGAAGCAGAACTGTTGCCTTTGGTGAAGAATTACCTTGGAGTGGAGCTGAAGGACGAAGCCATTCAAGACATTGCTAAGCAGATCTTCGACACTGGATATTTCTCCTCACTCGAACCGAAGTTGGTCGCCTCTGAAGGTCGCTTCGTACTTCAGATTGTAGTTCAGGAAAACCCTATCGTCAGAGACTGGAAGATCAACCTTGAAGGTGCGGAGATAGTTAAGGCGACAGAGCTTGCCAGTGCTGTCACGCTCGAGAAAAATAAGGCGCTCAGCATGGTGAAGGTCAAGGAAAGCCTGAGCGCGATGAAGAAGATGTTCGAAGATGCAGGCTATTTTCTCGTCGAACTCAGTGGAGATTTCAAGGATAGTGTTTACGTGTTCAACGTCGTTCCTTACGCACTGTGGGACATATACTTTGAGGGTGAAACGGAAGGTTTGGACATCTCACAGGTGCGAAATCAGATAAAGATCAGTACACTCAAAGATTTCTACACCACTCCAGCGTTTCTGAGATTCCTGATCAAGGACATAAAACGTTGCTATCCGACCGTCAGTGACATCTCTTCCGTTTTTTCCACACTCGCAAACTATGTGTACTTTGGCAAGGAAACGTCCGTCGATTTTGAGAAGATAGAAATACCAAATGTTTCTGAAAAAGCCGTTGTAATGAAGGTGAAGGTCGTCCAACCGAAGTTCGTTCCCGAGGAAGGCAAGGTGTATGAAAAGATCGAGTTCTCGGGAAACAATCTGATCGGTTCCGAGCAACTACGCAAGGTTGTGTCCGTGAGCGAGTACAGACTCGTTAGAAATCCTGACGTTTTGCGGTCGATGCAGGCTATAATCGATCTTTACAAACAGAACGGCTATCCCATGTGCCATGTCGTGCCAGTGGACGAAGACGAGACGCTCCGCTTCAACATAGTTGAAAAGTACGTTGCGAACGTGGAGTTCAAGGGCTTTGATCGGACGAAAATCTATGTCGTCGAAGATCTTGTAACCTTTCGATCTGGTGAACCTCTCACGGAGAAAGATTTCTACGACACCACGTCGGCTTTGAACAGAACGCAGTTCTTCGACGGCGTGGCGGTTTATCCCGTCGGTACGCCGGAAAACCGTGACGTGACCGTCGTGGTGGAAGTCAAAGAGAAGGACAAAAAGTTCACACTCTCTGGCGGAATATCCTGGAGCCCCGTCAAAGATAGACCGTGGTACGAGGGTTTCTTCGGAGAACTTTCATTCTCGACGATGAACCCGTTCGGCTATGGCCAGACCTTCTCGACAACGTTGAAACTCGGATTCGAGAGTAGGCTTGTCCAGTTCGACTACTCGATCAGAAAACCGTTCCAAATTCCTGCGACTCTCGGTGCGCTGTTCAGTTACGAATGGACTGATGGCACGCAAGTTCTCAAGGTCGGAGGTAACGCATCCACACTCAGATTCTCCGGACATGCCTTCGGTGGTGGCGTGACGTACGAGAACAGAATGTACAGTGATTTCAAGGAGAACACGCTCATTCTTTCCGGCAACTACTCTTATGATACGAGGAGCGATCCTATATTTCCCGCGCGTGGTCAGTATATATACCTCGGTGTAGACAAGGCCGGCTTGTTCGACTTTCTTGCCGATCGAGACTACTGGAAGTTCCGACTGGATGCGCGCATCTTCGTACCTGTGTGGAACGATCAACTCGTCAGTGCGTTCAGATTCTTCACGAGCGCTGTGCTTTTTGAACAGTACGAAAACCCAGGTACCACTCCGGAGACGATCCTCTTCTACGGGATCGACTCGGTGCGAGGCATGGATGGAGGTAAAGCGAAGGCGGGCATCTTGGCCAGCGGAGAGTTGAGGTACAATCTCAAATCTCAAACGCTTCCGATGTACGCGCTTGTTTTCGTGGATGTCGGTGGAACAGGTGAGACGCTTTCCCAACCAACTTTGAGTCTCACTGCCGGTCCGGAGCTTGACGTGGCGATACCACTTCTGGGTGTGCTGGGCTTCGGAGTCGCGTACAACTTCAACGGTCAGTGGACCTGGGATAACTTCAAGCCTTTCTTCAGATTTGGCGCAGCTTTCTGA
- the thyX gene encoding FAD-dependent thymidylate synthase: MRIDVLDHGFVELVDHMGDDTSVVRAARICHASQPGDEERDRQLIEFLMKNRHETPFEHVTFTFHIKCPIFVARQWMRHRIASYNELSGRYSEYEDEFYVPGKDRLDEKSIEKIEKTYRLAYETYQELIASGVRREIARMVLPVALYTQFVWTVNARSLMNFLSLRADSHAQWEMQQYALAVAQIFKSICPKSYEAFVRYTYRGDLLKG; encoded by the coding sequence ATGCGCATCGATGTCCTGGATCACGGCTTTGTAGAGCTGGTCGATCACATGGGTGACGACACTTCCGTGGTGAGAGCTGCAAGGATATGTCATGCATCCCAGCCTGGCGACGAGGAACGCGACAGACAGTTGATCGAGTTCCTAATGAAGAACAGGCACGAAACTCCTTTTGAGCACGTGACGTTCACCTTCCATATCAAATGCCCTATCTTCGTTGCCAGGCAGTGGATGAGACACAGGATCGCTTCCTACAACGAGTTGAGCGGCCGTTACAGTGAGTACGAGGATGAGTTCTATGTTCCAGGTAAGGACAGGCTCGATGAGAAATCGATAGAGAAGATCGAGAAGACCTACAGACTCGCTTATGAAACCTATCAGGAACTGATAGCTTCTGGAGTGCGTAGGGAGATCGCCCGAATGGTGCTCCCCGTCGCACTGTACACGCAGTTCGTCTGGACGGTCAACGCGAGAAGCTTGATGAACTTTTTGTCTCTCCGCGCCGATTCGCACGCACAGTGGGAAATGCAGCAGTACGCTCTCGCGGTTGCACAGATTTTCAAATCAATCTGTCCGAAAAGCTACGAGGCGTTTGTGAGGTACACCTACAGGGGTGATCTTCTGAAGGGGTGA